From the genome of Streptomyces sp. NBC_00659, one region includes:
- a CDS encoding amino acid permease, whose translation MSNTLFRTKRVEQSILDTEEPEHALKKSLSALDLTVFGVGVIIGTGIFVLTGKVAKENAGPGVSLAFVAAGVACALAALCYAEFASTVPVAGSAYTFAYASLGELPAWIIGWDLVLEFALGTAVVAVGWSGYVRSLMDNAGWHMPESLSGREGATGFGFDILASALVLVLTAILVIGVKLSARITTLVVAIKVTVVLVVIIAGAFFIEGKNYSPFIPKAQAVEAGSGIKSPLIQLMFGWAPTNFGVMGIFTAASVVFFAFIGFDVVATAAEETKNPQRDMPRGILGSLIICTTLYVLVSIVVTGMQHYSELSIDAPLADAFKATGHPWYAGFISFGAAVGLTTVCMILLLGQTRVFFAMSRDGLLPRFFSRVHPKFRTPHRPTILLGVIIAILAGFTSLSELAELVNIGTLFAFIVVAVGVVVLRHTRPDLPRSFRTPWVPWVPILSVLATLWLMLNLPAETWLRFAIWMVVGIVVYFLYGRRHSLMERRPKTGTDGTRTPPGGTAG comes from the coding sequence GTGAGCAACACCCTCTTCAGGACGAAAAGGGTCGAACAATCGATTCTGGACACCGAGGAACCGGAGCACGCGCTCAAGAAGTCGCTGTCCGCTCTGGACCTCACCGTCTTCGGTGTCGGTGTCATCATCGGCACCGGCATCTTCGTCCTCACCGGCAAGGTGGCCAAGGAGAACGCGGGGCCTGGCGTCTCGCTGGCCTTCGTCGCCGCGGGTGTCGCGTGCGCGCTGGCCGCCCTCTGCTACGCGGAGTTCGCGTCCACGGTCCCGGTCGCCGGGTCCGCGTACACGTTCGCCTACGCGTCCCTCGGTGAGCTGCCCGCCTGGATCATCGGCTGGGACCTGGTCCTGGAGTTCGCGCTCGGCACGGCGGTGGTGGCCGTCGGCTGGTCGGGCTACGTGCGCTCGCTGATGGACAACGCGGGCTGGCACATGCCCGAGTCGCTCAGCGGGCGCGAGGGGGCCACCGGGTTCGGTTTCGACATCCTCGCCTCAGCACTGGTGCTGGTGCTCACCGCCATTCTCGTCATCGGCGTGAAGCTCTCCGCCCGGATCACCACGCTGGTCGTCGCGATCAAGGTCACCGTCGTCCTGGTCGTGATCATCGCGGGCGCCTTCTTCATCGAGGGCAAGAACTACTCGCCCTTCATCCCCAAGGCACAGGCCGTGGAGGCGGGCAGCGGCATCAAGTCACCGCTGATCCAGCTGATGTTCGGCTGGGCGCCGACCAACTTCGGCGTGATGGGCATCTTCACCGCGGCCTCCGTCGTGTTCTTCGCCTTCATCGGCTTCGACGTGGTCGCCACGGCCGCCGAGGAGACGAAGAACCCGCAGCGGGACATGCCGCGCGGCATCCTCGGCTCGCTCATCATCTGCACCACGCTCTACGTCCTCGTGTCGATCGTGGTCACGGGCATGCAGCACTACAGCGAGCTGTCCATCGACGCCCCGCTCGCCGACGCGTTCAAGGCCACCGGGCACCCCTGGTACGCGGGCTTCATCAGCTTCGGCGCCGCCGTCGGGCTGACCACGGTCTGCATGATCCTGCTGCTCGGCCAGACCCGTGTCTTCTTCGCGATGAGCCGTGACGGACTGCTGCCGCGCTTCTTCTCCCGCGTGCACCCGAAGTTCCGCACCCCGCACCGGCCGACCATCCTGCTCGGTGTGATCATCGCGATCCTCGCGGGCTTCACCAGCCTCAGCGAGCTGGCCGAACTGGTCAACATCGGCACGCTCTTCGCCTTCATCGTGGTCGCCGTCGGCGTCGTCGTGCTCCGCCACACCCGCCCCGACCTGCCCCGCTCCTTCCGCACCCCGTGGGTGCCGTGGGTGCCGATCCTGTCGGTGCTCGCGACGCTGTGGCTGATGCTGAACCTGCCCGCGGAGACCTGGCTGCGGTTCGCGATCTGGATGGTGGTCGGCATCGTCGTCTACTTCCTCTACGGGCGCAGGCACAGCCTCATGGAGCGCCGCCCGAAGACGGGTACGGACGGCACCCGGACCCCGCCCGGCGGCACGGCCGGGTAA
- a CDS encoding NTP pyrophosphohydrolase, translating into MTTTLLIVDGANVVGSVPDGWWRDRRAAAVRLRDRLAGLAEAGVPGHPGPLDIVLVVEGVARGVAPIPGVRVDEAPGNGDDRIVELVAAAPGRPRLVVTADRELRRRVGELGAKVTGPRTVRRGPED; encoded by the coding sequence ATGACGACGACTCTGCTCATCGTGGACGGTGCCAATGTGGTCGGATCCGTGCCCGACGGCTGGTGGCGCGACCGGCGCGCGGCGGCCGTGCGGCTCCGGGACCGGCTGGCCGGTCTCGCGGAGGCCGGGGTGCCCGGTCATCCCGGTCCGCTGGACATCGTCCTCGTCGTGGAGGGCGTCGCCCGGGGGGTGGCCCCGATCCCCGGCGTCCGGGTGGACGAGGCCCCGGGCAACGGTGACGACCGGATCGTGGAGCTCGTGGCCGCGGCACCCGGCCGCCCCCGCCTGGTCGTCACGGCCGACCGCGAACTGCGGCGGCGGGTGGGCGAACTGGGCGCGAAGGTCACGGGGCCCCGGACCGTGCGCCGGGGGCCCGAGGACTGA
- a CDS encoding LCP family protein yields MSHVPTPQTPASEAPRKGGGGRRSAKRERTGGRRTGRKILLGLTVLVLAAGGTGYWLYSDLDGNIKGVDLDKAIGDDRPAKLPTSGQNILVLGSDSRSGANAALKTGNVSGARSDTALVMHIPEGRQKAVAVSIPRDTLVTRPECTKADGSKVPSAQRVMFNSIYSQVGSACVVKTVEKISGIRMDHYMEIDFAGFKDLVDAIGGVTVTVDKDIHDSSSGLDLAAGTHQLNGTQSLEFVRTRHGIGDGSDLGRIGLQQQFMIALLSEIKKQDLLGSPTKTYKIADSLTQALTTDSDLASLTALAEFGRSMNGVDPSTMETIMLPVAYDKVDPNRVVAAEPRASTLWKALRTDSAIPESAKKSPATGGSS; encoded by the coding sequence ATGAGCCATGTCCCGACGCCCCAGACCCCCGCATCCGAAGCGCCGCGAAAGGGCGGCGGCGGAAGGCGGAGCGCCAAGCGCGAGCGCACCGGCGGCCGTCGCACGGGCAGGAAGATCCTGCTGGGTCTGACCGTCCTCGTCCTCGCGGCCGGCGGCACCGGCTACTGGCTCTACAGCGACCTCGACGGCAACATCAAGGGCGTCGACCTCGACAAGGCCATCGGTGACGACCGGCCGGCGAAGCTGCCCACCTCCGGGCAGAACATCCTGGTCCTCGGATCCGACTCGCGCTCGGGCGCCAACGCCGCCCTCAAGACGGGCAACGTCTCCGGGGCGCGTTCCGACACCGCGCTGGTGATGCACATACCCGAGGGCCGGCAGAAGGCCGTCGCGGTCAGCATCCCGCGTGACACCCTGGTGACCCGCCCCGAGTGCACCAAGGCGGACGGTTCGAAGGTGCCCTCCGCGCAGCGCGTCATGTTCAACTCCATCTACTCCCAGGTCGGTTCGGCCTGTGTGGTGAAGACCGTGGAGAAGATCTCCGGGATCCGCATGGACCACTACATGGAGATCGACTTCGCCGGCTTCAAGGACCTGGTGGACGCGATAGGCGGCGTGACCGTCACCGTCGACAAGGACATCCACGACAGCTCCAGCGGCCTCGACCTCGCCGCGGGCACGCACCAGCTGAACGGCACCCAGTCCCTGGAGTTCGTGCGGACCCGGCACGGCATCGGCGACGGCAGCGACCTCGGACGCATCGGCCTCCAGCAGCAGTTCATGATCGCGCTCCTGTCCGAGATCAAGAAGCAGGACCTGCTGGGCAGCCCGACGAAGACGTACAAGATCGCCGACAGCCTGACCCAGGCCCTCACCACCGACTCCGACCTCGCCTCGCTCACGGCGCTGGCCGAGTTCGGCCGGAGCATGAACGGCGTCGACCCGTCCACCATGGAGACGATCATGCTCCCGGTGGCGTACGACAAGGTCGACCCGAACCGGGTGGTGGCGGCCGAACCGCGGGCGTCGACCCTGTGGAAGGCGCTGCGCACCGACTCCGCGATCCCCGAGTCGGCGAAGAAGTCGCCCGCCACCGGGGGGAGTTCCTGA
- a CDS encoding stealth family protein encodes MVSPGNPENSALVSTYRSLVPVRARRRIVRRVPRPLRVAVVCTLSALDSIRSALAKAALGRRHSPALRDGRAPMRVVQSADRHVLATVVPGATEWAARARNLHLLVAVLEDAEIDYFAVRGNGKNVPCVAVPAVFRDDVEEVLLLVFGRNPGYVSAHAGGQPRNGGSAKTWRRLRSEQVLRLCWSVCDPTENLVFGHESGCDLEFWEEADGQLVAPRPNAVVASTPVRGERRRVEQRLFSPVPSLYGTGRTRTLPEFTAPLISDHLYPIDLVYTWVDDSDPVWRRRKEAAQRNLTAGPTSLHEQAANDARFTSRDELRYSLRSVHQYAPWVRNIFLVTAGQVPGWLDIEYPGLHVVDHREIFSDPDALPTFNSHAIESQLHHIPELAEHFLYLNDDVFFGRPVLPDHFFHPNGLTKFFMSKALIPTGQIKPEDLPVDAAGKNSRGLIAQEFGTVISQKMKHTPHALRRSVLSEIEETYARAHWVTQHARFRSPYDVPVASSLHHYYAYNSARATVGDLRYVYIDIGDSKAEQRMNRLLARRDFDTFCVNDTVVPEDREAQVRMVSRFLDSYFPVPSPYERTAGALAPRVAAPTELEAFQA; translated from the coding sequence GTGGTGAGCCCGGGTAACCCCGAGAACAGTGCCCTGGTATCGACATATCGATCCCTGGTGCCGGTGCGGGCACGTCGGCGCATCGTGCGCCGTGTGCCGCGCCCGCTGCGAGTCGCGGTCGTATGTACCCTCTCGGCCCTCGACTCGATCCGCTCGGCTCTGGCGAAAGCCGCGCTGGGCCGGCGCCACAGTCCGGCACTGCGCGATGGCCGCGCACCGATGCGCGTCGTGCAGTCCGCCGACCGGCACGTCCTGGCCACGGTGGTCCCGGGCGCCACCGAGTGGGCCGCTCGGGCCAGGAATCTCCATCTGCTGGTGGCGGTGCTGGAAGACGCCGAGATCGACTACTTCGCCGTGCGCGGCAACGGCAAGAACGTGCCTTGCGTGGCTGTTCCCGCCGTGTTCCGTGATGACGTGGAGGAGGTTCTCCTGCTCGTCTTCGGCCGCAACCCCGGCTACGTCAGCGCGCACGCAGGGGGGCAGCCGCGGAACGGAGGGTCGGCGAAGACCTGGCGCAGGCTCCGCTCGGAGCAGGTGCTCCGCCTGTGCTGGAGCGTCTGCGACCCGACGGAGAACCTCGTCTTCGGCCACGAATCGGGATGTGATCTGGAGTTCTGGGAGGAGGCCGACGGGCAACTGGTCGCACCGCGCCCCAACGCAGTGGTCGCGAGCACGCCGGTGCGCGGTGAACGTCGTCGCGTCGAGCAGCGACTCTTCAGCCCTGTTCCGTCCCTGTACGGAACGGGCCGGACCCGTACGCTTCCCGAGTTCACCGCTCCGCTGATCAGCGACCACCTCTACCCGATCGACCTCGTCTACACCTGGGTCGACGACTCGGACCCGGTCTGGCGCAGGCGCAAGGAAGCGGCACAGCGGAACCTGACCGCAGGTCCGACCTCGCTGCACGAGCAGGCGGCGAACGACGCGCGCTTCACGAGCAGGGACGAGCTCCGGTACTCCCTGAGGTCGGTCCATCAGTACGCGCCCTGGGTGCGGAACATCTTCCTGGTGACCGCGGGACAGGTTCCCGGCTGGCTGGACATCGAGTACCCGGGCCTGCACGTGGTCGATCACCGGGAGATCTTCTCCGACCCGGACGCGCTGCCCACCTTCAACTCCCACGCGATCGAAAGCCAGTTGCACCACATTCCCGAGCTCGCCGAGCACTTCCTCTACTTGAACGACGACGTGTTCTTCGGGCGGCCGGTGCTTCCGGACCACTTCTTTCATCCGAACGGACTCACCAAGTTCTTCATGTCCAAGGCGCTGATCCCGACCGGCCAGATCAAGCCGGAGGACCTTCCCGTGGACGCCGCGGGAAAGAACAGCCGCGGTCTCATCGCCCAGGAGTTCGGCACGGTCATCTCCCAGAAGATGAAGCACACCCCGCACGCCCTCAGGCGCAGTGTCCTCTCCGAGATCGAGGAGACCTACGCGAGGGCCCACTGGGTGACCCAGCACGCACGGTTCCGTTCCCCGTACGACGTTCCCGTCGCCTCGTCGCTGCACCATTACTACGCGTACAACTCCGCCCGCGCCACGGTGGGCGACCTGCGCTACGTCTACATCGACATCGGTGACAGCAAGGCGGAGCAACGGATGAACCGGCTGCTTGCCCGGCGTGACTTCGACACGTTCTGTGTCAACGACACAGTGGTGCCGGAAGACAGAGAGGCACAGGTGCGGATGGTGAGCCGTTTCCTCGACTCGTACTTCCCCGTCCCGAGCCCCTACGAGCGCACCGCCGGCGCCCTCGCTCCGCGGGTGGCCGCGCCGACGGAGCTGGAGGCCTTTCAGGCATGA
- a CDS encoding stealth conserved region 3 domain-containing protein: protein MKITFLLTTADAVGGTERAVFNQATELAVRHEVRVLSVFKSRSTQFFAPGERVRLDYLVDITGETPRPLRSSTVEEEVWAGLSARPSEIVDRSWESAFNRLTDLELELALQQTDTDILITTTPALMALAVRLAPARVITVHQEHRVSELRGTSGEPLLRHAARLDALAVLSERTREWFAETLGAAAPRLEVVPNALPSGFRPRSTLETRTVVIAGRLVAEKQIDHALTAWATVTQQHPDWQLRVFGDGPLSGALRRQMDMLGLHDCVQLNGNSPNLAEEWAKAGIALLTSRNEAFGLVLAEAQAAGVPVVSYDAPNGPREVVIDGETGILVPPGDIDSLTSALLRLIEDSELRHRMGGAALASVRRFSPSVVTAQWEEMFHELIAERDRGRRAMVKAERQAVHAHLSGPEGGVSAAPPPPPGSVRSSDQRALEQRLLNKRGMVQDGGQVCALLEWQSPWDVVQANLALAANALEGADIPYMVMRDHMVRHSVAVHRSYQQAVFKALAERYQDEAVYTSVLNEAQKTVATALAALIGQYSEDPCSGISVYQSVVSPSRTLRLGAVYGCLITFWDDEPDETGYLKSPSRTLIGDRVPLSAMRRTPMSLGGRRYPTIVPFGQTLHGDIDFPVDAVYTWVNGSDVAWLERKNSVLAGLGMDTQDAATSAARFRDRDELRYSLRSIDMYAPWIRNIYIVTDKQDPKWLDLSHPRVRVVDHTEIFGDRGALPTYNSHAIESQLHHIEGLAEHFLYFNDDVFLGRTVQPGMFFLGNGQARHFMSPTAVPMSPSSNGDEFNIGAAKNNRSLIERSFGQTLVHSFLHAPHPLRRSILVDIEREFAEEIAVAASNQLRDHSDVSVASSLHHYYGFHTLRSVPGSISCGFVNVGLAEHGPRLQRILTARPHDVFCLNDFHDGDVPEEEQDAILTAFLPSYFPVASQFETGSTRNLRAHAGYLSEWPL from the coding sequence GTGAAGATCACATTCCTGCTGACCACCGCGGACGCCGTCGGTGGCACCGAACGCGCCGTCTTCAACCAAGCCACCGAACTCGCCGTCCGGCACGAGGTCCGCGTCCTCAGCGTCTTCAAGAGCAGATCAACGCAATTCTTCGCGCCTGGCGAGCGTGTACGCCTCGACTACCTGGTCGACATCACCGGGGAGACTCCGCGGCCACTGCGTTCCAGCACCGTGGAGGAGGAAGTGTGGGCGGGGCTGTCCGCCCGGCCGAGTGAAATCGTCGACCGGTCCTGGGAGTCGGCGTTCAACCGTCTCACCGACCTCGAGCTCGAACTCGCCCTGCAGCAGACGGACACCGACATTCTGATCACCACGACTCCCGCGCTGATGGCGCTGGCAGTCCGTCTGGCTCCGGCCCGGGTGATCACCGTCCACCAGGAGCACCGTGTCTCCGAGTTGCGGGGCACAAGCGGTGAACCGCTGCTCCGCCATGCCGCGCGGCTGGACGCACTGGCGGTCTTGAGCGAGCGGACCCGGGAATGGTTCGCCGAGACCCTGGGCGCGGCCGCTCCTCGTTTGGAGGTCGTGCCGAACGCACTGCCCAGCGGGTTCCGGCCGCGGTCGACCCTTGAGACCCGAACGGTCGTCATCGCAGGCCGGCTCGTCGCGGAGAAGCAGATCGACCATGCCCTCACCGCTTGGGCGACGGTGACGCAGCAGCACCCCGACTGGCAGTTGCGCGTGTTCGGGGACGGACCGCTCAGTGGTGCCCTGCGCCGCCAGATGGACATGCTCGGGCTGCACGACTGCGTTCAGCTCAACGGCAATTCACCGAACCTTGCGGAGGAGTGGGCCAAGGCCGGCATCGCCCTGCTCACCTCTCGGAACGAGGCATTCGGACTGGTCCTCGCGGAAGCGCAGGCGGCAGGTGTTCCCGTCGTCTCCTACGACGCGCCCAACGGCCCGCGGGAAGTGGTGATCGACGGGGAGACCGGCATTCTGGTACCCCCCGGTGACATCGACTCTCTGACCTCGGCTCTGCTGCGGCTGATCGAGGATTCGGAGCTCCGCCACCGTATGGGCGGCGCGGCGCTGGCCTCTGTCAGACGGTTCTCGCCCTCGGTGGTCACCGCTCAGTGGGAAGAGATGTTCCACGAGCTCATCGCAGAGCGCGACCGTGGGCGCAGGGCGATGGTGAAGGCCGAGCGCCAAGCGGTCCACGCCCACCTGAGCGGCCCTGAGGGAGGCGTGTCGGCGGCGCCTCCGCCTCCTCCCGGATCGGTCCGTTCGAGCGATCAGCGGGCCTTGGAACAACGCTTGCTGAACAAGCGAGGCATGGTCCAGGACGGCGGTCAGGTGTGCGCACTGCTCGAGTGGCAGTCGCCCTGGGACGTGGTTCAGGCGAATCTCGCGCTCGCGGCCAACGCCTTGGAAGGCGCGGACATTCCGTACATGGTCATGCGCGACCACATGGTGCGGCATTCGGTCGCCGTGCACCGCTCCTACCAGCAGGCTGTTTTCAAGGCGCTGGCCGAGCGGTATCAGGACGAGGCCGTCTACACGTCCGTCCTCAACGAGGCCCAGAAGACGGTGGCGACGGCTCTCGCGGCTCTGATCGGTCAGTACTCCGAGGACCCGTGCTCCGGCATCAGCGTCTACCAGAGTGTGGTGTCGCCGTCACGGACTCTGCGTCTTGGCGCGGTCTACGGTTGCCTGATCACGTTCTGGGACGACGAACCCGACGAAACCGGGTACCTCAAAAGCCCGTCGCGGACTCTCATCGGTGACCGAGTTCCGCTCAGCGCCATGCGCCGTACCCCCATGAGTCTGGGTGGTCGCCGTTACCCGACGATCGTGCCTTTCGGACAGACGCTCCATGGAGACATCGACTTTCCCGTGGACGCTGTCTACACGTGGGTGAACGGTTCCGATGTCGCCTGGCTGGAGCGGAAGAATTCCGTCCTGGCCGGTCTGGGAATGGACACTCAGGACGCGGCCACGAGCGCGGCACGCTTCCGCGACCGGGACGAATTGCGTTACTCCTTGCGGTCGATCGACATGTACGCACCGTGGATCCGCAACATCTACATCGTCACCGACAAGCAGGACCCGAAGTGGCTGGACCTGTCGCATCCCCGTGTGCGGGTCGTGGACCACACGGAGATATTCGGCGACAGAGGGGCGTTGCCCACGTACAACTCCCATGCCATCGAAAGCCAGTTGCACCATATCGAGGGTCTGGCAGAGCATTTCCTCTACTTCAACGACGACGTTTTCCTCGGGCGGACCGTGCAGCCCGGCATGTTCTTTCTCGGCAACGGTCAGGCCAGGCATTTCATGTCGCCCACAGCCGTGCCGATGTCACCGTCGTCGAACGGGGACGAGTTCAACATCGGTGCCGCGAAGAACAATCGGTCCCTGATCGAGCGCTCTTTCGGGCAGACACTGGTGCACTCGTTCCTGCACGCTCCTCATCCCTTGCGGCGCAGCATTCTTGTCGACATCGAGCGGGAATTTGCGGAGGAGATCGCGGTCGCCGCGAGTAACCAACTGCGTGATCACAGCGATGTGTCGGTGGCATCGTCCCTGCACCACTACTACGGATTCCACACGCTGCGCAGCGTGCCGGGAAGCATCTCCTGCGGGTTCGTCAATGTCGGACTCGCCGAGCACGGTCCTCGATTGCAGCGCATTCTCACGGCGCGTCCCCATGACGTATTCTGTCTGAACGATTTTCACGACGGGGATGTGCCGGAAGAGGAACAGGACGCAATCCTGACTGCTTTCCTCCCGAGCTATTTTCCAGTGGCCAGTCAGTTCGAGACGGGGTCCACCCGAAATCTGCGTGCCCATGCCGGCTATCTTTCGGAATGGCCGCTGTGA
- a CDS encoding PIG-L family deacetylase, translating into MSSTASVLQIVAHPDDDLFFMNPATFQTVKAGTPTTTVYLTNGDSDGRNRSPWQLTAPVADQEAYGKARQNGIRAAYGAMVFGDRTAAWTSSTLPTEDGAVAEVYTLTDAPWIKLIFLNIRQHGIEGGLPRSLHVLWQGEEERVRTLVVSGGIVNEQHWYTRSGLVDTLVQILDLTRPTLVRTLDPDPDRLVHDERFPQRYDFGDHADHCDHTAAALFASLALEQYEGPDEGRTFVVEAFRGYYNERWPHGLGTTTVSLKEYFLNIYGAADGYDCGDPAGSGDYAVGLSARSTGWVQSTTPRHPNGPWLGLDARGRLTAFAVVNQQAALWLESQAGSGQFRGPFLLGGGPLSPGLTASLTPDARWQVFARRMSHIGPDHAHRREIVVLEQAERDGVFTDWSILGNPSAGQPGRDRHLGVPAVTRDALGRLHLFVRNAGQGLHTRIQETNGAWGKWTDLRGHELQEGVSALTAPNGRVEIFAASREGVFHWVQGRHQEELLRAPRFRLKVPASPATAVVQPNGRVMTVFRQPETGRLLMAEEDTPGGRWSKPPVSIGGRGGYGAVACAASPDMELGTLVATLSDLGGVAYRFVPGGHPWQELSTDALGGPPAYAPAAAFDTLGRAWIAVLGVDGRLAVARQAGRGSVGFDAWQVLG; encoded by the coding sequence GTGTCCAGCACTGCCTCCGTCCTGCAGATCGTCGCGCACCCGGACGACGACCTGTTCTTCATGAACCCCGCCACCTTTCAGACGGTCAAGGCGGGTACGCCCACCACGACCGTATATCTGACCAACGGGGACTCGGACGGCCGAAACCGCAGCCCTTGGCAGTTGACCGCGCCCGTCGCGGACCAGGAGGCATACGGGAAGGCGCGACAGAACGGCATTCGAGCCGCCTACGGTGCCATGGTGTTCGGTGACCGCACGGCAGCGTGGACATCGTCCACGCTGCCCACGGAGGACGGGGCCGTCGCCGAGGTCTACACCCTCACGGACGCGCCATGGATCAAGCTGATCTTTCTCAACATCCGCCAGCACGGGATTGAGGGCGGACTGCCGCGCAGCCTCCACGTTCTGTGGCAGGGGGAGGAAGAGCGCGTCCGTACGCTGGTGGTGAGCGGCGGGATCGTGAACGAACAGCACTGGTACACGCGTTCCGGCCTGGTCGACACCTTGGTCCAGATCCTCGACCTCACCCGACCGACGCTGGTCAGGACCCTCGACCCGGACCCTGACCGCCTCGTTCACGACGAACGGTTCCCGCAGCGTTACGACTTCGGCGATCATGCGGACCATTGCGACCACACCGCAGCCGCACTCTTCGCGTCCCTCGCGCTGGAACAGTACGAAGGTCCTGACGAAGGCCGCACTTTCGTCGTCGAAGCCTTCCGGGGCTACTACAACGAACGCTGGCCCCACGGTCTCGGTACCACGACGGTGTCCCTGAAGGAGTACTTCCTCAACATCTACGGTGCCGCGGACGGGTACGACTGCGGCGATCCCGCGGGCAGTGGCGACTACGCGGTCGGCCTCAGCGCACGCTCCACGGGCTGGGTCCAGAGCACTACGCCACGCCATCCGAACGGACCCTGGCTCGGGCTGGACGCACGTGGTCGGCTGACGGCGTTCGCCGTGGTCAACCAGCAGGCAGCGCTCTGGCTGGAGTCGCAGGCGGGCAGCGGCCAGTTCCGTGGACCGTTCCTCCTGGGGGGTGGCCCGCTGTCGCCGGGGCTGACGGCGAGCCTCACCCCGGACGCCCGTTGGCAGGTCTTCGCCCGGCGCATGTCCCACATCGGACCGGACCACGCGCACCGACGCGAGATCGTCGTGCTCGAGCAAGCCGAGCGGGACGGGGTGTTCACCGACTGGAGCATTCTGGGCAACCCCAGCGCGGGGCAGCCCGGACGTGATCGCCATCTGGGTGTGCCGGCTGTCACCCGTGACGCTCTGGGACGCCTGCACCTCTTCGTCCGCAACGCGGGACAGGGACTGCACACCCGTATCCAGGAGACGAACGGCGCCTGGGGCAAATGGACCGATCTGCGTGGCCATGAACTGCAGGAAGGGGTCTCCGCGCTGACGGCGCCGAACGGTCGTGTAGAGATCTTCGCCGCCAGCAGAGAAGGAGTCTTCCACTGGGTCCAGGGTCGTCATCAGGAGGAGTTGCTGCGTGCTCCCCGTTTCCGGCTCAAGGTTCCGGCCTCGCCCGCCACGGCCGTGGTCCAGCCGAACGGCAGGGTCATGACCGTGTTCCGGCAGCCCGAGACGGGACGGCTGCTCATGGCCGAAGAGGACACGCCGGGCGGCCGGTGGAGCAAGCCGCCTGTGTCGATCGGTGGACGAGGCGGCTACGGCGCGGTCGCCTGTGCCGCGAGCCCGGACATGGAGCTCGGGACACTGGTGGCCACCCTCAGCGACCTGGGCGGCGTCGCCTATCGGTTCGTTCCCGGTGGTCATCCCTGGCAGGAACTGTCCACCGATGCCCTCGGTGGACCGCCGGCGTACGCTCCGGCCGCGGCCTTCGACACGCTCGGCCGTGCGTGGATCGCCGTGCTGGGTGTGGACGGGCGTTTGGCCGTCGCCCGGCAGGCCGGCCGGGGATCGGTCGGGTTCGACGCCTGGCAGGTTCTCGGCTGA